The Pandoraea vervacti DNA window GGATTGTGTCCTATGCTGGAGACACTGCCGGTCGTGCCGGCGGCTCTGTGAGGCACCCTCAACGGAGGAGATCATGGAACTGCATCTCAGCTCCCACCGCTATACGCACCGCTCGCCGGACTGGGCCGCGGCTGCCGTTGCCGGCTTTGTGGCCTGCGCCTTCTTTTCTGCCGTGGAAATGCTCATGGTGCTGCTCGTCACGGGGCAGAGCCCATGGGTGCCGCCCCGAATGGTCGCGGCCATTGTCTTCGGACCGGGCATTCTGAATCAGCCCGCCACGTTCGACGTGTCGATCGTGGCCATGGCGTTGCTGGTCCATGCCGCGATCGGCGTGGTACTTGGCATCGTTCTGGGGGCGATCATTGCGCCATTCCGGCTGGATTCGGACATCGTGACCGTGTCGATCGCCGGTGGCGTTTTCGGTTTGGTCGTGTACATCGTGAACTTCTACGTCATGACGCAGATTTTCCCGTGGTTCATGGAGTCCCGGGGCTGGGCGATGTTGGCCGGACACCTCATTTTTGGCGCGTTCGCGGGCTACATGTACTGGGTGTTGCGCCAAATGGACGACGCGGGCGCACCGACGTGAGTGGACGGCGCCGGCGTGGCGACGCAGCATGAAGGACGTCGCGTGGTGGCGACGTAAGCGGGCGAGCGGTGGCGGGGCGACGCACCTTGGTGCAAGCGTCTCGCTTTTCTGCTATTATTCGCCAACTGCATTCATCTGTCCGTCAACTTCGGGCCTCGTGAGTGCAGTCACGTGACAAAAATCGCCCGGTAGTCAATGTCTCGGGTGTGAGTCAACGTGTGGCGCGAAAATCACTACAGATGTGCCGCACGACGTATGTTGGCAATAGGCCAATGGGAACGCTACAACGTTCTTCCGCCGCCGTTACGAACGAACGGTTGGCTTCATTCCCCGAACAGGAAGTTGCATCTCAGAGCACCCGTATTGCGCTTTGCTTGGCGCGATGTCGGTGCGCACGCGGTCTTGCGCCGCGTACCACGTTCCGCAGACCGGTTTGTCGCATGTCAGTCACGTCCATGTCGCGTAACTGACACATTTGATAGCTACGCTGCGTGCACTTCACGGAAACATTTGTGCAACTTTGCACTCTCAACACCGTAAGCCGATTCGAGAGGGATAGTTATTAGTCATATTTTTGCAGTAAAGAAGGATACAAAATGAAAACATCGCAATATCAGGAATTCCAGTACAGCGTCCATGCTGTCGAGCGAGACAACGCCCGTTGGGACGCGTTCTACGAGATTCACCGCCCGACGCATCAGGGCCTGGAAAAAGTCGGGGCCTACCAGGTGCAAAGCGCCTACGGCTTCGCCACACAAGGTAACGCCCTCGACGACGCCGAGCGCAACGCGCGTGCCGACATCGAGCAAGGCATCGTCTACTACCAGTAAGTCCGACGCGCGATCCTCGCTCGTCGCGTTGCTTCCCCCATGACTTCATGTGCGCGATCCCGGCATCGTCGCTTTGCGACGGTGCTATAGTCCCGCCTTTCGTCGTGCGGCAATGCCGCACCGCAAAGGCTGGAGATTCGCTAATGGAATGGATGTGCAAGACGTTCGACGAACTGGGCAGTGCGCTGCTCTATCGCATCCTGGCCGCACGCAATGCGGTGTTCGTCGTCGAGCAACAATGTCCCTATCAGGACATCGACGGGCGCGATCTGCATAGCCTGCATCTCGTCGCACAAGTCGCGGCGCACGCGTCGAGTGTGCCGCAGATTGCTGCTTATCTGCGCTTGTTGCCGCCCGGACTGGCGTATGAAGAAGCATCGATCGGACGCGTGATCACCGCGTCGTCCCACCGAGGTACCGGACTGGGCCGCGAATTGCTCGCGCGAGCAGTTGCGATTGCCGAAGTCCAGTGGCCGCACGTCGCGCTGCGTATTGGCGCTCAGGCGCATCTGGAAGCCTTTTACGGCAGCTTCGGCTTCGTCAAGGCAAGCGAGCCGTACGACGAAGACGGCATCCTGCACATCGAAATGGTGCGTGCGCCGGCGCCGGCACAGTGATACTGTCGCCGAAGTTCACCGCAATATCGGCCGGGCCGTCGCGCCCGGCACTACAATACCTCTCATCGTAGTTCACGCGTTCCCCGACACATGGCCTTGTATTCCATCACGGGCGCCCAACTGGCGTTCGGTCATCTGGCATTGCTCGACAATGCCGATTTTTCGCTCGAAGCTGGTGAGCGCGTCGGGCTTATCGGCCGTAATGGCGCCGGCAAGTCCTCGTTGCTCAAGATCGTGGCGGGCCTTACGTCCCCCGACGATGGTCTCGTGGCGCGTCAGGCGGGCTTGCACACGGTGTACGTGCCGCAGGAACCCGTATTCGATCCCGAGCAGTCGGTGTTTGACGTCGTGGCATCGGGTCTCGGCGACGCGCACGGGCTGCTCTCCGAATACGACCACACGGCGCAGGCGCTGTCCGTTGCCCCCGAGGGGCCGGAGCACGACGCGTTGCTGGCGCGCCTGAATACGCTCCAGTCGTCGCTCGACGCCGCCGATGCGTGGCAACTCAAGACTCGCGTCGAGACGACGATCGCCCAGCTCGGTCTCGATGGACATGCGCGCGTCGGTGCGTTGTCCGGCGGGATGCAAAAACGTGTTTCGCTTGCACAGGCGTGGGTCGCCAAGCCCGATGTGCTGCTGCTCGATGAGCCGACCAATCACCTCGATTTCGACGCCATCCGCTGGCTCGAAGAGTTGCTCATCAACTATCGCGGTGCACTGCTCTTCATCACGCACGACCGGAGCTTCCTCGACCGCGTGGCCACCCGCATCGTCGAGCTCGACCGCGGCCGCCTGCTCTCGTACCCGGGCAATTTCACGCAGTATCAGGAACGCAAGGCCGAACAGCTGGAAATCGAGCGCGTGGAGAACGCGAAGTTCGACAAGTTGCTCGCGCAGGAAGAAGTGTGGATTCGAAAAGGCGTCGAGGCGCGCCGCACGCGCAGCGTGTCCCGTATCGAGCGTCTGAAGACGATGCGCAACGAGCGTGCCGAGCGTCGTGAGCAGCAAGGCAATGTGCGCATGGACGTGGCGCAGGCCGAGAAGTCCGGCAAGATCGTCGCAGAGCTAATCAATGTAACGAAGGCGTATGGCGGACGCACCATCGTGCGCGACTTCTCCGCAACGCTCATGCGTGGCGACAAGGTCGGCCTGGTCGGACCGAACGGTGTGGGCAAGACGACCATGCTCAAGCTGATTCTCGGTGAGATCCAGCCCGACAGCGGTCAGATTCGTGTTGGTACGAACCTGCAGGTCGCGTACTTCGATCAGATGCGTGCGCAACTCGATCCCGAGCGCAACCTGCTCGACACCATTAGCCCGGGCAGCGACTGGATCGAGATCAACGGCACGCGCAAGCACGTGATGAGCTATCTCGGCGACTTTCTCTTTTCACCGGAGCGGGCGCGCTCGCCGGTGAAGTCGCTCTCCGGCGGCGAGCGCAACCGGCTGTTGCTCGCGCGCTTGTTTGCGCGGCCCGCCAACGTGCTGGTGCTCGACGAACCAACCAACGACCTCGACATCCCGACGCTCGAACTGCTCGAAGAATTGCTGGAGGAGTACAACGGCACCGTGTTCCTCGTGAGCCACGACCGTACGTTCCTCGACAACGTGGTGACCTCGGTCATTGCGGCCGAGGGCGACGGAAACTGGCGCGAGTACGTGGGCGGTTTCACCGATTGGCAGGTGCAGAGCGAGCGATCGGCCGCCCTTGCGGCGCAACGTGCGCCGGCCGAGGAGGCCGTCAAGGAAACGGCCAGTGCACCGAAGCGCGGCACGAACCGCACCGTGAAGCTCAGTTACAAGGAGCAGCGCGAACTCGATGGGCTGCCGGCGCGTATCGCTGCGCTGGAAAACGAGCAGAAGGAGGCCGCCGCGAAGATCGAGGACGGGGCAATCTTTGTGAAAGATCCGGCAGCGGGGGCGGCATTGTCCGAACGTTTCGAGGCGATTGAACTGGAGTTGCTCGAAGCGCTCGAACGCTGGGAAGTGCTCGAAGCCAAGCAGCGCGGCGAGAGCACCTGAGGGAGCAGGTAAGGGAGCAAGTAAGGGAGCAGGTAAGGAAGTACGTCAGTTCGCCTCGCGAGTTCGCACAGTATCGGCGGCCGGCTTTCCGGCCGCATTTCGTTGGAAGCGAGTGGGAAGCGAGTTCTAAGCGGGCGAACACGAGTTCGACGCGATGTGGCGCTCGGCGATGTCTCTGGACCGCATCGCGAGTGACAGTACAATAGGCCGCGATTCATCGGATGCGACGTGCTTGCCGGACACCGCTCCGGCGCCGTGCGCCCCCTGAGTGCCCATTATCTGGGCGCCGCAACACAAGTCGTTGATCCGGCGTCACTTTTGTCATGTGTTAATGGGTTTTCCCCGTGGTTGTCCACAGGAAATGTGGATAATCGGCGGGCGTGGAACCCCAATTCAGTCACGCTATGTCGAAAAAAAATTCGCCTGCCCAATACAGCGAAGCCTCCATCAAGGTGCTCAAGGGCCTTGAGCCGGTCAAGCAGCGTCCGGGCATGTACACCCGCACCGAAAACCCGCTGCACATCATTCAGGAAGTGATCGACAACGCGTCGGACGAAGCGTTGGGCGGTTACGGCAAACAGATCCTCGTCACGCTGAACAAGGACGGTTCGGTGAGCGTCGAGGACGACGGCCGCGGCATTCCGGTCGGCATTCACCCGGAAGAAGGGGTGCCGGTCGTCGAAATCGTATTCACGCGTCTGCACGCCGGCGGGAAGTTCGACAAGGCGGCTGGGGGCGCCTACACGTTCTCCGGCGGCCTGCACGGGGTCGGCGTGTCGGTGACGAACGCGCTGGCAACGCGTCTGGCCGTGACGGTCTGGCGTGATGGGCAAGTCTCCGAGCTCGAGTTCGCCGACGGCGGCAACGTCAATGTGGCGCTGCATTCGCGTGCGGCGCAACGCGGCGAGAAAAAGAGCGGCACGCGCGTGACCGTCTGGCCGGATGCGAAGTACTTCGATAGCCCCGCGTTGCCGTTGGGCGAACTGCAACGCTTGCTGCGCTCGAAGGCCGTGTTGCTGCCGGGCGTGCGTGTGACGTTGCGCCAGGAAAAGAACGGCGAAGAGCAAACGTGGTTCTACGAGCATGGGCTGCGGGGTTATCTCGTCGAATCACTGGGCGGTGCCGAGCCGCTCATTCCGTTGTTCGAAGGCGAACGTTTTGCCGACGGCAGCGAAGACAGCTTCGCCGAGGGCGAGGGGGCAGCGTGGGTCGTGGCATGGACGGAAGACGGCGCACAGGTGCGCGAATCGTACGTCAACCTGATTCCCACGCCCGCGGGCGGCACGCACGAGTCGGGCTTGCGCGAAGGGCTGTTTCAGGCGGTTCGCGGTTTCATCGAGCTCCACAATCTTCAGCCGAAGGGCGTGAAGCTGCTGCCCGAAGACGTGTTTTCCCGCGTGTCGTTCGTGCTCTCGGCCAAGGTGCTCGATCCGCAGTTCCAGGGGCAGATCAAGGAGCGCCTGAACAGCCGGGACGCCGTGCGTCTGGTCTCGTCGTTCACGCGTCCCGCGCTCGAACTGTGGCTCAATCATCACGTCGAGCACGGCAAGAAGCTGGCTGAACTCGTGATTCGGCAGGCGCAGGCGCGCACGCGTGCCGGCCAGAAAATCGAGAAGAAGAAGAGTTCCGGCGTGGCCGTGTTGCCGGGCAAGCTGACCGACTGCGAAACCGAAGACATTACGCGTAACGAACTGTTCCTGGTCGAGGGCGACTCGGCAGGCGGTTCGGCGAAGATGGGGCGTGACAAGGAATTCCAGGCAATCTTGCCGTTGCGCGGGAAGGTCCTGAACACCTGGGAGACCGAGCGCGATCGTCTGTTCGCCAATAACGAAGTTCACGACATTGCGGTCGCGATCGGTGTGGATCCCCATGGCGCGAACGATACGCCCGATCTGTCGAATCTGCGTTACGGCAAGATCTGTATCCTCTCCGACGCCGATGTGGATGGCTCGCACATTCAGGTGTTGCTGCTCACGCTGTTCTTCCGCCATTTCCCACAGTTGATCGCGAAAGGCCACGTCTATGTGGCGCGTCCGCCGCTGTACCGTGTCGACGCACCGGCGCGCGGCAAGAAGCCGGCACAAAAGCTGTACGCGCTGGACGAAGGCGAGCTCGAAGCGATTCTCGACAAGCTTCGCAAGGATGGCGTACGGGAAACGGCATGGTCCATCAGCCGCTTCAAGGGGCTGGGCGAGATGAGCGCCGAGCAGTTGTGGGAGACGACCATGAACCCGGATACGCGTCGTTTGAGCCCCGTATCGCTCGGCCAGCTTGATTTCGATGCAACCGTGGCGCGCATGAACATGCTCATGGGCAAGGGCGAGGCGGCGCAGCGCCGCAGCTGGCTCGAAGCCAAGGGCAACGAGGTCGAAGCCGACATTTGAGTGGTCAGCGTAGTACGGGCCGCATGAGTGGTGAGCGCCGTGAGCGCGATTTGAGCGCTTCACCCGGAAGGCCTCGCAAAGGCGCGCCACTTGGGCGCTTGAGCCGCGTTAGCCGAGCATCGGCATCGTAGGAAAGCACGCTTTCGCCGCACTCACGCAGGGCAAACCAGCGTGAGTGCTCACATAGTGGGATAATCCAACCTTCATCCTACCGGGAGTCGCGTTATGTTGCGTTCTATGCGTTGCATTTTCGTGCCCATGCTGATTGCTGGCGCAAGCGCTAACGCGTTGGCACAATCGGCCCAGTCGCGCGTCTTCTTCGTTGCACCGACCAATGGCGCGACGGTGTCGAATCCGGTGGTGGTCAAGTTCGGCGTCGAGGGGATGGCGATCAAACCGGTGGGC harbors:
- a CDS encoding GNAT family N-acetyltransferase, with protein sequence MEWMCKTFDELGSALLYRILAARNAVFVVEQQCPYQDIDGRDLHSLHLVAQVAAHASSVPQIAAYLRLLPPGLAYEEASIGRVITASSHRGTGLGRELLARAVAIAEVQWPHVALRIGAQAHLEAFYGSFGFVKASEPYDEDGILHIEMVRAPAPAQ
- a CDS encoding DNA topoisomerase IV subunit B → MSKKNSPAQYSEASIKVLKGLEPVKQRPGMYTRTENPLHIIQEVIDNASDEALGGYGKQILVTLNKDGSVSVEDDGRGIPVGIHPEEGVPVVEIVFTRLHAGGKFDKAAGGAYTFSGGLHGVGVSVTNALATRLAVTVWRDGQVSELEFADGGNVNVALHSRAAQRGEKKSGTRVTVWPDAKYFDSPALPLGELQRLLRSKAVLLPGVRVTLRQEKNGEEQTWFYEHGLRGYLVESLGGAEPLIPLFEGERFADGSEDSFAEGEGAAWVVAWTEDGAQVRESYVNLIPTPAGGTHESGLREGLFQAVRGFIELHNLQPKGVKLLPEDVFSRVSFVLSAKVLDPQFQGQIKERLNSRDAVRLVSSFTRPALELWLNHHVEHGKKLAELVIRQAQARTRAGQKIEKKKSSGVAVLPGKLTDCETEDITRNELFLVEGDSAGGSAKMGRDKEFQAILPLRGKVLNTWETERDRLFANNEVHDIAVAIGVDPHGANDTPDLSNLRYGKICILSDADVDGSHIQVLLLTLFFRHFPQLIAKGHVYVARPPLYRVDAPARGKKPAQKLYALDEGELEAILDKLRKDGVRETAWSISRFKGLGEMSAEQLWETTMNPDTRRLSPVSLGQLDFDATVARMNMLMGKGEAAQRRSWLEAKGNEVEADI
- a CDS encoding membrane protein — translated: MELHLSSHRYTHRSPDWAAAAVAGFVACAFFSAVEMLMVLLVTGQSPWVPPRMVAAIVFGPGILNQPATFDVSIVAMALLVHAAIGVVLGIVLGAIIAPFRLDSDIVTVSIAGGVFGLVVYIVNFYVMTQIFPWFMESRGWAMLAGHLIFGAFAGYMYWVLRQMDDAGAPT
- the abc-f gene encoding ribosomal protection-like ABC-F family protein: MALYSITGAQLAFGHLALLDNADFSLEAGERVGLIGRNGAGKSSLLKIVAGLTSPDDGLVARQAGLHTVYVPQEPVFDPEQSVFDVVASGLGDAHGLLSEYDHTAQALSVAPEGPEHDALLARLNTLQSSLDAADAWQLKTRVETTIAQLGLDGHARVGALSGGMQKRVSLAQAWVAKPDVLLLDEPTNHLDFDAIRWLEELLINYRGALLFITHDRSFLDRVATRIVELDRGRLLSYPGNFTQYQERKAEQLEIERVENAKFDKLLAQEEVWIRKGVEARRTRSVSRIERLKTMRNERAERREQQGNVRMDVAQAEKSGKIVAELINVTKAYGGRTIVRDFSATLMRGDKVGLVGPNGVGKTTMLKLILGEIQPDSGQIRVGTNLQVAYFDQMRAQLDPERNLLDTISPGSDWIEINGTRKHVMSYLGDFLFSPERARSPVKSLSGGERNRLLLARLFARPANVLVLDEPTNDLDIPTLELLEELLEEYNGTVFLVSHDRTFLDNVVTSVIAAEGDGNWREYVGGFTDWQVQSERSAALAAQRAPAEEAVKETASAPKRGTNRTVKLSYKEQRELDGLPARIAALENEQKEAAAKIEDGAIFVKDPAAGAALSERFEAIELELLEALERWEVLEAKQRGEST